In Acidisarcina polymorpha, the DNA window TAGGCCAAGTTCATGCGTAACACCGAGAGCCTGCACCGCGAATGCCTCGTTCAACTCGAACAGGTCGACTTCATCGATCGACCAACCGGTCTTCGCGAGGAGTTTCTGGACCCCGGTTACGGGAGCCAGCATGATCCACTTTGGATCGACTCCGCTGCTGGCCTGAGCACGGATCCGCGCCATCGGCTTAAGCCCGAGAGACTCTGCTTTGCTCGCCGACATCACGATTACCGCTGCGGCTGCGTCGTTCAGACCTGGCGCATTGCCGGCAGTGACAGTACCATCTTTTTTGAACGCGGGGCGAAGGCCTGCCAGCGATTCAAGTGATACATCAGGGCGGATCGATTCGTCTTCTCGCAGCAGCGTCGGTGGCCCTTTTTTTACGGGAATCTCTATCGGAGTCACTTCATCGTTGAAGCGGCCTTCCTTCCACGCCGCCGCTGCCTTGCGGTGCGACTCCAAAGCAAATTGGTCTTGCCGCTCTCGGGAGATAGAGTGTTTTTCGGCGACGGCCTCCGCGCTGATGCCCATGTGGTGATCGTTATAGTGGTCCCACAGGCCGTCATTGATCACCGAATCGACGAGTGTGCCGTTGCCCAGCCTGTAGCCCTGACGGGCTTGTGGCAATAGGTAAGGGGAGTTGGTCATCGACTCCATCCCGCCGGCGACCACAATCTCCGCATTCCCGGTCTGCACGGCCTGGGCGGCCAATGCAACTGCTTTGAGACCAGATCCGCATACTTTATTGATGGTCAGTGCGGCAACCTCGTAGGGTAGACCGCCGAAGATTGCCGACTGGCGCGCGGGGTTCTGCCCTAAACCCGCTGAAAGCACGTTGCCCATAATGCACTCGTCGATTTGCGATGGTGCCAGGCCTGCGCGCCGGACCGCCTCGCGCACCGCAATCGCGCCAAGTTGAGGGGCGGTGAAAGAGCTCAGCGCCCCTTGAAACTTACCGACCGGCGTGCGGACAGCGGATACAATGACGACGTCTTCCATGACTACAAATCCCTTCGTGGTTCGCGCGGATCATCGGCGCATCGGTGGGCACGAGTCTTGCGGCGATGCCTGGAAAACTGCGAGGCTGCCGTCCCAGATACAGAATAGTCCTTGAAACTTGCGGCCGCCAAATCGCGGTTCTTTGCCGTTCAACATGACATCGAGCCAAACCCTCCCGCTTAATCTCGCCAACCCGACTCTTCCTCGCCGAGATCGCAGCGATGATCCGCGAGCCCTGATTGGCAAGATGTGTCCTCTTTCCTCCCAGTGCTTAAACTTGTTGTGACAGCGATTCAACAAATTTTCGGGAGGCATTCCTTTTGTCCGTATATTCGACTTTCAACAAAGGGAGATCCAGCGCGATTCGGGACATCATGTTACCCGGTCGCTTGGGATGGCAAGGCGGCCTATGGCGCTAGAGGTTCAAGAGGAGTTCGGACAGATCGACATCTATGTCTTCGATCAAATTCTTCGAGGGAACATTGGCCGTGGAATGCGGGTGCTTGATGCCGGCTGCGGATATGGACGGAATTTAGTCCATTTACTGAGACAAGGGTGTGAAGTATTTGCACTGGACGCCGATCCAAACGGCGTCGATCATGTTCGTCAGCTATCGAGGTCTCTGGGAACTCGACTTCCTGCCGAGAATTTCCAAGTCGGACTGATTGAGCGGATGCCTTTCCCGGAAGCGTTTGCCGACGTAGTGATGTGCAACTCCGTGCTTCACTTTGCCAGGGATGAAGATCACTTCAGGATGATGTTGTCCGAGTTGTGGCGTGTCCTAAGGCCCGGAGGCATGCTCTTTTGCCGCTTAGGTTCAAGGATCGGAATGGACTTCGAATGGGTGCGGGACAATATTTATGTCGTAGGAGATGGTTCAGAATGGTTTTTGGTGGATGAGGAGATGCTTTTAGAACTTGGCCGAGAGATGAATGCCGTTCTCGTCGATCCATTGAAAACCACGATTGTTCAAGACTATCGCTGCATGACCACCTGGGTACAACGAAAGAGATTCTAAGTCGAACTCTTAAAGAAGGCACGTGGTACCGCGCTACCAGGTGACACTGGGCGCCCGATCGATTGCCTGAGCGCCGGGCGCTCGGACAGGTGAATCTGTTGCCTTAGTTCGAAGGCGGCCGAGTTTCCAATCACCTCGGCACAATGAATTCTCTGGGCTGGGGCTGCGAATCCGGCGCGGTCTGCGTTCCCTATACTGGTGTGGGTGATCTATGAACCGTCGCAGATTTGTATCATCGTCGCTCGCCTCCGCAGCGGCTATCTCTATATCTCGAGCAGCCTTTTCTGCAGTTGGGAAACGGCAGGCTAGCGCAGCAAATTCAAGCGAGGACGCCTCCCTTCCGCCAGCCTTGCGCGAGAAGCTTATGCATGATCCACTGCGGCCGCAGTTCCATTTGCTGCCTAGGGCAAACTGGATGAACGACCCTTGCGCGCCCCGGTTTTTCCGCGGCGAGTACCACATGTTCTTTCAGTACAATCCTGGTGCTGCGGTGTGGGGCGATATGCACTGGGGTCATGCCAAAAGCTCCGATCTCATTCACTGGACTCATTTGCCCATTGCGTTGTCGCCGACTCGAGGCTCGTATGACGCATTTGGGTGTTTCACCGGAAGCGCGCTACCGGGGATGGAAATACCCACCATCCTGTACACCGGAGTCACCAAGGTCACGCCCGACCAGGAGACGATCCGGGGAGAGGGCATCCGCGAAGTTCAATGCATGGCTACGTCAGAAGATGAGAGTCTGCGTCTCTGGAAGAAGCTGGAGAAGCCTCTGCTGGACGGACCGCCAGCCGGTCTCAAAGTAACGGGATTCCGCGACCCCTGCCCTTGGAGGGACGGTGACACTTGGTATATGGCCATAGGATCTGGGTTCTCGAAGCAAGGCGGGGCAGTTCTGCTCTATCGATCCTCAGACGGACTCGACTGGTCCTACCTGCACCCGCTTGCGCAGGGGGAGTGGAATGGTGGAACACAGACCAATCCCGTCGATACGGGCGAGATGTGGGAGTGTCCGGATTTCTTTCAGTTAGGCACGAAGTATATCTTGCTCTACTCGACGGAGCGCAAGGTCTATTGGCAGGTTGGTGAGTTCGACAAACGCGAGCTTAAGTTTCATGCTGAAACCAGTGGGCTTCTCGATCACGGTTCTTACTACGCCATGAAGACAATGGTGGACGGCAAAGGCCGGCGTATTCTCTGGGGCTGGATCCAGGAGACACGCTCTGCCGAGCAATGTCTTGCGGCCGGCTGGGCTGGCGCCATGTCGCTGCCTCGACTTCTCACGCTTACTGACGACAATAAACTGAGGATGGAAATCCCGCCAGAGTTTTCGTCTGTGTGCCGGGAGATCAGCAGGCCGCCTTCCACTCTCCACGCTGATGCGAGCGCTGGGCTGCCTCTTCCAAATCGGAGCGCCCGGATCGCCTTGGCGCTCGACACCATGGCGGGCCCCTGTAGCCTCGCAATTCGAGATGCCGAACGAACAGATAACCCGCCCCTGCTGGCCATTAGATACGACCCTGCTGCAAAACCCTCAATTTCGGTAGCCGAGCGAAATATCCCCTTGTTCCCCGACCGTAAAGGAATCTCCAACCTCGATATCTGGATAGACGGTTCAGTCATTGAGATTTTTGTCGATCGTCGGCAGGTGATCACGTTACGTTGTTATGAACCTGGGATGAACCTGCACGCGGCCTGGTTGGGATCGGCAAATGCGCTGAAGGCTCTGCAGGTTTCCGCCGTGTCACCAATATCTGCTGACCGTCTCACCGGTTTTGGAGGGCGCCTTTGAGGGTCCCACAACCCACCAAGACACCTTCGAAAACAATAGTTTGGCTGAAATACCGACCGTTGTCGACGCGGTAGCGATCGGCTCAAATTGGAAGGGACCTAAAGCGACGACGGGGTACAGACTCTACAGTTGCGATGCCCTATCGCCGCGGGAGAGTGAAACTGGCGCCAGCTTCGTCCTCTGGACTCCTCGGAGAGATGGTGCGGAAACGCCGAAGCCGGGTGCGCCCCGAGATAAGAAAATTCAAAAATCCGACGGTTGTGCCGATGAGGCCAGCTACTAGAATTCCGTTCAGCAAGTTTCGCGTATCTTCCGAGGCTCGTAGGGGTTTTATATCCGGCCCTACGCCCGAATCTACCAGGCCGAATGGCTTCCCATGGAGCTGCCCAGGCCGTGATTTGGCCTTTGGATTCATAAGCGCTTCAACAACTTCATGGCCGAAGTAAGGAAACACTGGAGCCTCTTTCTCATTTGTGTGAAGGAGCAAGTAAAGGACGACACTGCATCCTTCCTGTCCTTCAAACACTCGAGCGCAGCATAAATTCCCCGGCTATAAACCTGGGCAGCTTAACGAAGCAGATCAGGGGGATTAAAGTCAAAGTCCGATGATGCCGGGCGCCTTCGGCGTGAAGGTAGACTTGAGAACTGGACTACTCTGTGAACTCACTGCCATGACCTCTGACGAGAAACCCGTTGCCCACTGAAGTTTTTCATTGTTTTAAGAGGGATACGGATTTTTGATCCACGTCAGGTGCTTTTGCTATGAGTCGCCTTACGCAGAGAGCATGCCATTTCCTCGGTCTAAGCAGCCTACTCTCCACGGACGACTGTGATGAGCGTCACAGTTGAAGGTGCCCGGGATCACTGCAGACCGGCAAAGCCAGCAATTAAGTTAGAAGTCAGCGTGAGCCTATCGAGGCGATAGGAATCTCCACAGAAATCGCCCCGCGGCTCCGAGAAGTAAATGTTATCCGGGCGAACTGAGAGAGGTCACAGGAGGTTGAGCTATGCTTCGATCACTTAAGATTCGAATGATTGTTCTGACGACACACGGTATCTTGATTGCACTTCTGGGTGCCGCTCTTCTCTATCTTCGCGCGACCATGACGAATCTGTTCTTTGATGTTGTCGCCGTCGGGTTGGCTCTCCTGCTTTCGGTGGCTGCCCTCATCCTGGCTGGCTTGGCAGATTGGATGGCAGCGTTTGGCGAAGGCTTCAGGCATTTCCGTAGGTTTACGTTATATCTGCTTTGCGGTTCTGGACTTCTAATGGCCGCGGTCTTTCTTGCTTGCTATCCCTACGGATCGATGCCGCTGCTTCTCCTCCTTGCTGCGGCACACGCGAGTCTATTCAGCATTTCGGTATTCGCCTTCTACTTCAAAGCGCGCCAGCGACCGGGAAACAGATGGCTCGTGGTCACGAGTGGAATGATTTCACTCGTGTTCGCCATCACTATGGTTGTTTTGGCTACACGCAATGACGATCTCTTAGCAGCGACGGTAGTAGGCGTATACCTTTGCTTCGTCGGTTCGAAGCTGCTCTTCTTTGCCTGGTCTCTCCACCGGACCCGCGAAGCGGAGCGGACACTTACCAGAGAAAGCACTGACGTGCATTATGTCCCGCCGCCGATAGCTGTCCCCGGTGCCGCTACCAAGAGTTAATCGCCGCTGCGATGTGGTGGGCAGAAGAGACACTTACACATAGACCAAAGAGAACGAAAATGGAGGTTGATATGGCGACTCTAGCTCCTGCGAGAATCGTGATGGAACGAATCCTGGTTCCGATAGACTTCTCTGACATCTCAGAGCGTGCACTCGACTACGCGAAGGGCATCGCTAGATACTATGGCTCCAAGATCTTCCTTGCTCATGTGGATCGGCCAATCAACCCGGTAGCTCCTGCTGAAGGAATATGGATAGACGAGGCGGCCGAACAACAGCGGGTCGAAGAAATGTTGGAGGAGTATGGCGCAGAGCTTCGCTCCGAGGGTCTCAGAGCGCAGTCTATCTCTCTTTGTGGAACCGTCAGGGAGCAAATTCCTGCACTCGCTAGCAACGAGCGAGTCGATTTGATCGTGCTCGGAACTCACGGGAGGAGGGGAGTGGAACGCGTGCTTTTTGGTTCTGAATCCGAGGCTGTTCTACGAAACACGAAGTGTCCCGTCTTGATCGTCGGGCCGGCTGCTCCGAGCGCCGGGGAAACGGCATGGCATCCCAAGGATATTATTTGCGCCAGCGATCTTGACCCTGCCTCGACTGCTTCGGCAGCTTATGCCTTCCTGCTTGCGCGCGCTTATAAGTCGAGATTCACGCTTCTTTACGTCGAAGAATCTGAGAAGAAAAACGGCGCTGGAGTTGAGCCCTTCAAGAAGGCCTTGAAGGCGTTCCTGCCGGAGGCCCAGGAAGCGACCGGGGCCCTGTTTATTGAGACCGCGAAGGGTTCCGTGAGCTCCGCAATCGTCAACCTGGCTAAGGACCAGCATTCTGACCTCATTGTCATGGGGGCGCATGATGGCTCGGCAGCTGGGACTCATTTTTGGCCCCGAGTTACCGCGAAAGTATTTGCGGAGGCGCCTTGTCCGGTAATGGTCTTCCGCCAGTAAAGGCTAGGTGCAAAGATTGGTGAGCTGCTCGTTGCAGCAGGAGTCCATCGATCGATGAAACTCCTGCTGCAACAGAAGCGGGCATCGCCAGCAGCTTACTGGACGCTTCCTTCGGTCAACTCATCAGAGACCGCATTCAAGTAGCCGAAGAGACCGCCAGTGCCGTGATTCGGAGCCGCGGTGAAATAGATCTCCGACGCAGGCTCCTGATCCGGGTCGACGGTGGCGGGGCTGAGGTTCGCCGGGCTGAGCGCCCAGATCCCTTGGATCGAAAGCGGCTTTCCACCAGCATCTTGAAGCACTCCGTCGAATCTTCCCGTAGCGAGATCGTAAGCAGCGATGAGTCCGCTCGATTGGGTGGTCCCGCCGCCGGCGAACTGCCCGACCAATAGGTGGTGGCTAAAGCGTCCGAAGTCCAGAGGAGCCAAAGCGACGCCCCATGGAGCGTTCAGCCAGTCCCCGTGTTCAAGCCGGTTCAGCAGCTTGCCGGACGAACTGTAAATGTCCACATAGCCGAGACCCGGGCCATCAGTTTCAACAGGAGATCCTTGCAGGTGAAGCACATAAGTCACCACGATGTCATCGCCGATGGCCTGCACGTTGAAGGGTACGAAGTCGGGCGGTAGCTGGTCGTCGACAAACGGTTCGTTGTCGGACGGATTGCGGTACTCGTCGTGACGGTCTCCGTCACTGCCTGACCGGTGCAGCGTGACGGGGAAGAACGCGGTATCGTAGACGTCCACCCGCCCTCTGCCGAAATTCGCAGCATATAGAAAACGCTTGCCGTTGATGAATCCGCTCGTGAGTCCAGTGTAGACGGATCCAGTCGCGCCTTTGGCGACGGTGATGGCGTGGGTCGAAGGCGCCGCCTGACCTTTGGCCAGGTTCACCTTCGGGTTCCAGGCGGCAATCGTCCCGTCGATTGTCGAAAAAATGAAGACCGCCGGATCGCCGGGCGCTATCTTGAACTCGGTAGCGCTGCCGTTAGCGACGACGCCGGTTGGACTTCCATTCGGCGTCAACTTATTCGTCGGATCAGCAGGAGGAATCGTTACTACCAAAGACTGCTTCTGGCCTACTCCGTTATAAAGAGTGGACACTCCCGTTGCATTGTCAGACACCCACCAGACACTAGAAGAAGTGCGAGTAAGTCCCCATGAATTGACGAGCTGCGGATCAGTGACCGGAGCAACTCCCGAGACGTTAGAAACAAGGTTAGTCTGGGTGTAATTTTGCCCAAAAGCTACGCTTGCTAGAGACAAGGCCACCGATGTACTGGCCGCGATTCGCTGTAATGACTTCATGTATAAGTCTCCCGTAGTGTTTCTTACCCAATTTCTCCTCGGATGCCGGCCTATGCTCGTCTCTTTTCCATACAAGATTGGAGCCAGGTTACAGTCGGGATAGCTGAGTTAGATATTGAGCTCTCAATTTGATTGAGCCCGGATACAAAAACCCTGAAGTGACCCCTTTATTCCCGAAGATCAAACAAACGCTCCCCGTCTGTTGAGAGTGAGTATCGCCTCTGCGATCGAATCTTATGTCAATTGGAATACGCAGCTGACCGGCGTGTTTCGCATGCAAGCATGGGACTTTAGCTGGCCGGGGTCGAGGAAAGATCCTGGGCCGGCAGGCCGAGCGAGTCCGCAATTCGGACGGAAAAATGGAGAAAGTATGAAAACATCAAGAACATTAAAAGGATTGTTTCTAAGCACAGCGATGTTGCTTTCGTCGAATGCCTTGGCGAAGAACAGCGGTTCATTGCACCTGGGTAACCCCGTTTACGTAGCGGGGCAAACAGTGCCCGCAGGAACTTATACGGTTTTATGGGATGGATCGGGACCCGAGGTTGAGATCAAGATGATCCAAGGTAAGACAGTCGTCGCAGCAACATCAGCTAAATTGGTGAACTTGAACGAGAAAGCCAACAACGATTCCGCTGTAGTGGTAACTGGGGGTGACGGAAAGCGAAATTTGTCAGAGATTTATTTCTCCGACAAGAAAATTGCGCTTGAGATCGAGTCTCCGAGCGATCGGGCCACTAAGTAGTATCGGAACTAGTCTTTACTGAGACGCCACGAGTATCTAGCTCCGGCCAAGATAGGCTGGGGCTAGAATTCTCGGTCGTTAATGCGCTGTGTGGGCCAGCGCCTTTATATTAGGTGAGGTCGTCTCATGTTGGTCCAAAACCGGAGTCGCAAAAGCTCCCAAGCGGATGGTCCGCAACTGCGTTATGGTACCAAAATCGAATTTGATGCTAAGGGCCGGGCTGTGCGGAAGATGCTCGGCCGGCCCTACCTCCCAACTCAGGCTCTTGGTTGGGATGTCTCTGTTACGCATAATCAGGAAATGGGGATTATCGTATACCGTGACGTCGTATTGGCCTGCTGGAAAGCTCTTGCCTTGAGTTTCAAAGCCAAACGGTAACATCACAGAGGCACTCTCGACGGGAAGAGCTAAGGCGGCAGTTGTGCAGATGATCGGGACAAGAACAAGAAGTTTGAACATGAAGCGCATCGTTGGTTTCTCCTAAGAAGGAGAACACGTCGATTGGACGTATATTCCGTCCCATTACCAAACGCCATGATATCGAAGGCCTATCCGGTCTGTCACAAGATGACCTCAAATTAAGCTTGGCTGTAGTAGCTAGCCGACCGTCTCTGCAAGAGCTGACGGTTTCCCTACCTGCTTGGCAGCATGAGCTATCCCCTCTTCCATGACGTTCATCGCCTCAGCGAACTCTTCATCGCTGATCATTAGCGGCATCAGGATGCGAATCACGTTGTCATGAGTTCCAGCTCCAAGTAAGAGCACTCCATGCTTCAGGGCGTATTGAATAACCTTCTTCGCTGCTGCTGGATATGGTTCGTGGTCCACACTGGAGTGGTTAAACTCGATCGCTTGCATTGCACCCAAACCGCGCACATCTCCGATGAACTCATACTCTTTCTGCCAGGCGAGCGCGCGCTGGCGGAAGTCTGTACCGAGTTCCTTCGCGCGGCGAAGCAGGTAGCCGTCGGCGAACTCCTCAATGACGGAGAGCGCAGCGGCGCAAGAAACTGGGTTACCTCCAAAGGTGCCGCCCAGGCCACCAGGCCCTGGTGCGTCCATGATCTCGGCACGGCCGGTGATCGCCGCGAGCGGTAATCCTCCGCTGAG includes these proteins:
- a CDS encoding acetyl-CoA C-acetyltransferase, whose protein sequence is MEDVVIVSAVRTPVGKFQGALSSFTAPQLGAIAVREAVRRAGLAPSQIDECIMGNVLSAGLGQNPARQSAIFGGLPYEVAALTINKVCGSGLKAVALAAQAVQTGNAEIVVAGGMESMTNSPYLLPQARQGYRLGNGTLVDSVINDGLWDHYNDHHMGISAEAVAEKHSISRERQDQFALESHRKAAAAWKEGRFNDEVTPIEIPVKKGPPTLLREDESIRPDVSLESLAGLRPAFKKDGTVTAGNAPGLNDAAAAVIVMSASKAESLGLKPMARIRAQASSGVDPKWIMLAPVTGVQKLLAKTGWSIDEVDLFELNEAFAVQALGVTHELGLGLDKVNVNGGAVAIGHPIGASGARVLVTLLHEMIRRDVHRGVAALCLGGGNSVAMAVER
- a CDS encoding class I SAM-dependent methyltransferase, whose amino-acid sequence is MALEVQEEFGQIDIYVFDQILRGNIGRGMRVLDAGCGYGRNLVHLLRQGCEVFALDADPNGVDHVRQLSRSLGTRLPAENFQVGLIERMPFPEAFADVVMCNSVLHFARDEDHFRMMLSELWRVLRPGGMLFCRLGSRIGMDFEWVRDNIYVVGDGSEWFLVDEEMLLELGREMNAVLVDPLKTTIVQDYRCMTTWVQRKRF
- a CDS encoding glycoside hydrolase family 32 protein — its product is MHDPLRPQFHLLPRANWMNDPCAPRFFRGEYHMFFQYNPGAAVWGDMHWGHAKSSDLIHWTHLPIALSPTRGSYDAFGCFTGSALPGMEIPTILYTGVTKVTPDQETIRGEGIREVQCMATSEDESLRLWKKLEKPLLDGPPAGLKVTGFRDPCPWRDGDTWYMAIGSGFSKQGGAVLLYRSSDGLDWSYLHPLAQGEWNGGTQTNPVDTGEMWECPDFFQLGTKYILLYSTERKVYWQVGEFDKRELKFHAETSGLLDHGSYYAMKTMVDGKGRRILWGWIQETRSAEQCLAAGWAGAMSLPRLLTLTDDNKLRMEIPPEFSSVCREISRPPSTLHADASAGLPLPNRSARIALALDTMAGPCSLAIRDAERTDNPPLLAIRYDPAAKPSISVAERNIPLFPDRKGISNLDIWIDGSVIEIFVDRRQVITLRCYEPGMNLHAAWLGSANALKALQVSAVSPISADRLTGFGGRL
- a CDS encoding universal stress protein translates to MATLAPARIVMERILVPIDFSDISERALDYAKGIARYYGSKIFLAHVDRPINPVAPAEGIWIDEAAEQQRVEEMLEEYGAELRSEGLRAQSISLCGTVREQIPALASNERVDLIVLGTHGRRGVERVLFGSESEAVLRNTKCPVLIVGPAAPSAGETAWHPKDIICASDLDPASTASAAYAFLLARAYKSRFTLLYVEESEKKNGAGVEPFKKALKAFLPEAQEATGALFIETAKGSVSSAIVNLAKDQHSDLIVMGAHDGSAAGTHFWPRVTAKVFAEAPCPVMVFRQ
- a CDS encoding TIGR03118 family protein, producing the protein MKSLQRIAASTSVALSLASVAFGQNYTQTNLVSNVSGVAPVTDPQLVNSWGLTRTSSSVWWVSDNATGVSTLYNGVGQKQSLVVTIPPADPTNKLTPNGSPTGVVANGSATEFKIAPGDPAVFIFSTIDGTIAAWNPKVNLAKGQAAPSTHAITVAKGATGSVYTGLTSGFINGKRFLYAANFGRGRVDVYDTAFFPVTLHRSGSDGDRHDEYRNPSDNEPFVDDQLPPDFVPFNVQAIGDDIVVTYVLHLQGSPVETDGPGLGYVDIYSSSGKLLNRLEHGDWLNAPWGVALAPLDFGRFSHHLLVGQFAGGGTTQSSGLIAAYDLATGRFDGVLQDAGGKPLSIQGIWALSPANLSPATVDPDQEPASEIYFTAAPNHGTGGLFGYLNAVSDELTEGSVQ